Proteins encoded in a region of the Rhizobium sp. CC-YZS058 genome:
- a CDS encoding ABC transporter permease, giving the protein MTEISANAMPIVTTDAAQARETRGYWGSVWFRLRYDYVTLFCIALISAIVLVAIFAPWLSPMDPEKSSMANRLRPIGHVKFTLGTDEQGRDMLSRLIWGGRVSLSMGILPVFFATLIGGSFGVVAGYYGGRVNMVIMRTMDVFFAFPSVLLAVAITGSLGGGIINQMVTLTVVLIPPLCRVAETATSQVRNHDFVDAARSTGASTVSIIMNHVLINVLSPVLVYASTLVSIAIVLASGLSFLGLGVSPPTADWGLMLSTLRQSIYVQPLVAALPGLAIFVTSVAFNLVSDGLRQAMDVKA; this is encoded by the coding sequence ATGACAGAGATATCTGCAAACGCCATGCCGATCGTGACCACAGATGCGGCCCAGGCCCGGGAGACGCGGGGCTATTGGGGCTCGGTTTGGTTCCGGCTCCGCTATGATTATGTCACGCTCTTCTGCATTGCCCTGATTTCGGCCATTGTGCTCGTGGCGATCTTCGCGCCATGGCTGTCTCCGATGGACCCGGAAAAGTCGAGCATGGCCAACCGGCTGCGCCCGATCGGCCATGTCAAGTTCACGCTCGGAACGGACGAGCAGGGCCGGGACATGCTGAGCCGCCTGATCTGGGGCGGGCGCGTCTCGCTGTCCATGGGCATCCTGCCGGTCTTTTTCGCGACTCTCATCGGCGGCAGCTTCGGCGTCGTTGCCGGCTATTATGGCGGCCGGGTCAATATGGTGATCATGCGGACGATGGATGTTTTCTTTGCCTTTCCCTCGGTGCTGCTCGCCGTCGCGATCACCGGGAGCCTCGGCGGCGGGATCATAAACCAGATGGTGACGCTGACGGTCGTTCTCATTCCGCCGCTCTGCCGCGTGGCGGAAACCGCAACGTCGCAGGTCCGCAACCATGATTTCGTTGATGCGGCGCGATCGACCGGCGCCTCGACCGTCTCGATCATCATGAACCATGTGCTGATCAACGTTCTGTCACCGGTGCTTGTCTACGCCTCCACGCTGGTGTCGATCGCCATCGTTCTCGCCTCGGGGCTCTCCTTTCTCGGCCTCGGCGTATCGCCGCCAACGGCGGATTGGGGACTGATGCTCTCGACGCTGCGCCAGTCGATCTACGTGCAGCCCCTCGTGGCAGCCCTGCCGGGGCTCGCCATCTTCGTCACCTCCGTTGCTTTCAACCTCGTCAGCGACGGCTTGCGCCAGGCCATGGATGTGAAGGCCTAA
- a CDS encoding ABC transporter ATP-binding protein, with the protein MDVFQTTYTADTATSGDPFIRVKDLKVRFVSREATVQAVNGVSLELKRGEVLCVIGESGSGKSVMMRSLLKLHPKNRTVIEGEMKVGEHDIMSASSKRMGEIRGRVISMVFQEPMTALDPLYTIGDQIAETVMRHQKVNRETAMKRALELLELVRVPSPERRLKAYPHELSGGLRQRAMIAVALSCKPDLLLADEPTTALDASVQIQVLVLLRRLQRELGMSMIFVTHDLGVAAQIADKIAVMYAGRIIETGEARDVLMNPQHPYTKAMLASTEKYHHKGAPLETIHGTPPDLRLLPPGCSFAPRCSFAVELCRKTLPQATTDVRGHSARCIGATTINGRLSFAAPLAGKAELAV; encoded by the coding sequence ATGGACGTTTTCCAGACCACCTACACCGCGGATACCGCAACATCCGGCGATCCCTTCATCCGCGTTAAGGATCTAAAGGTGAGGTTCGTCTCGCGCGAGGCGACGGTCCAGGCCGTCAACGGAGTCTCTCTCGAACTCAAGCGCGGTGAAGTGCTCTGTGTCATCGGGGAGTCCGGCTCAGGCAAGTCGGTGATGATGCGATCCCTGCTCAAGCTTCATCCCAAGAACCGCACGGTGATCGAAGGCGAGATGAAGGTCGGCGAGCACGACATCATGTCGGCCTCATCAAAGAGAATGGGCGAAATTCGCGGTCGGGTTATTTCCATGGTGTTCCAGGAACCGATGACCGCGCTCGATCCGCTTTATACGATCGGCGATCAGATCGCAGAAACTGTCATGCGGCATCAGAAGGTCAATCGCGAAACGGCAATGAAGCGGGCCCTCGAACTGCTCGAGCTCGTCCGGGTCCCCTCGCCCGAGCGACGGCTGAAGGCCTATCCGCATGAGCTGTCCGGCGGCCTGCGCCAGCGCGCTATGATCGCCGTTGCGCTGTCCTGCAAGCCGGACCTGCTGCTCGCGGACGAGCCGACGACTGCGCTCGACGCTTCTGTGCAGATCCAGGTCCTCGTGCTGCTGCGCCGGTTGCAGCGCGAACTGGGCATGTCGATGATCTTCGTCACGCATGATCTCGGCGTGGCGGCACAGATCGCCGACAAGATCGCCGTCATGTATGCTGGCCGCATCATCGAGACGGGGGAAGCGCGGGATGTACTGATGAACCCCCAGCATCCCTATACGAAGGCGATGCTGGCTTCGACCGAGAAATATCACCACAAGGGCGCGCCGCTCGAGACGATTCATGGGACGCCGCCGGATCTGCGATTGCTTCCTCCCGGCTGCAGCTTCGCGCCCCGCTGCAGCTTCGCCGTCGAACTGTGCCGGAAGACTTTGCCCCAAGCGACGACGGATGTGCGCGGCCACAGCGCGCGCTGTATCGGCGCAACGACCATCAATGGCCGTTTGAGCTTTGCCGCGCCCCTTGCCGGCAAGGCGGAGCTCGCCGTCTAG
- a CDS encoding ABC transporter permease has protein sequence MWVYVFRRLLMTIPILLGVTIICFALVKLAPGDPVQNLVRPETSPEDIAKLQAHYGLDKPLVIQYFVWLWRVLNGDLGVSIANNAPVAREVLNAFSNTIVIALISVVIAFVLSMIFGIAAAYRPGSLLDKAITAVAVFGISVPTFWLGVVLVIIFAVDLNWLPATGMGSKGSDDFSYFRIEDLKFAIMPIIAFALPPFAIMTRTTRSSISEILNQDFVQTLRAKGLSEFHVICHAVRNMMPAGAAMLGLQLGYLIGGSVLVETVFTWPGTGFLINKAILTRDIPLLQGTILVLAAAFVLINLVVDLLQSLIDPRIKRI, from the coding sequence ATGTGGGTCTATGTCTTTCGTCGCTTGCTGATGACTATCCCAATCCTGCTCGGCGTGACGATCATCTGCTTCGCCCTCGTCAAGCTGGCGCCGGGCGACCCGGTTCAGAACCTGGTACGACCTGAAACGAGCCCGGAAGACATCGCCAAACTGCAGGCCCATTACGGTCTCGACAAGCCGCTGGTCATTCAATACTTCGTCTGGCTCTGGCGTGTCTTGAACGGCGATCTCGGCGTCTCCATCGCCAACAACGCGCCGGTCGCCCGGGAAGTCCTGAACGCCTTTTCCAACACGATCGTCATTGCGCTGATCTCGGTGGTGATTGCTTTCGTGCTGTCGATGATCTTCGGAATCGCCGCTGCCTATCGCCCCGGCTCGCTGCTCGACAAGGCGATCACGGCCGTCGCCGTGTTCGGCATCAGCGTTCCCACCTTCTGGCTCGGGGTCGTGCTCGTCATCATCTTCGCCGTCGATCTCAACTGGTTGCCGGCAACCGGCATGGGCTCGAAGGGGTCGGATGATTTCAGCTACTTCAGGATAGAAGACCTGAAATTCGCGATCATGCCGATTATCGCCTTCGCGTTGCCGCCCTTCGCCATCATGACGCGCACGACCCGCTCCTCGATCAGCGAAATCCTTAATCAGGATTTCGTGCAGACGCTTCGGGCCAAGGGCCTCAGCGAGTTTCATGTGATCTGCCACGCGGTGCGCAACATGATGCCTGCCGGTGCCGCCATGCTTGGCCTGCAGCTTGGCTATCTCATCGGCGGTTCTGTGCTGGTGGAAACGGTCTTCACTTGGCCCGGCACGGGCTTCCTGATCAACAAGGCGATCCTGACCCGGGATATTCCCCTGCTTCAGGGCACGATCCTCGTTCTGGCGGCGGCCTTTGTCCTGATCAACCTGGTCGTCGACCTGCTGCAGTCCCTGATCGACCCCCGAATCAAACGCATCTGA
- a CDS encoding amidase, whose product MSFNEFHYMSLTSVAKLIETRAVSPVEVTEAILRRIEALDGELRSYTTVTADLALQQAKTAEAEIGKGLYRGQMHGIPIAVKDLCFTKGIRTTAGMTIHADFVPDHDATVVTRLAEAGAVLLGKLHMTEGATLEHHPDLPEPVNPWKKDLWTGVSSSGSGVSAAAGLAYATIGSDTGGSIRFPSACNGLTGVKPTWGRVSRYGIFDLAETFDHLGPMARSAADAAAMLQCLAGWDPKDTTSLTSPVPDYAAGLQGVYGARGVRLGLDWDFCLTDADPVTARLLKDAADVLIGLGALPREVAFPSIDGVSQYNMVLAMAEMAVVHEATYPSQAENYGPWNKIGLEAGRNATPLEISKGMIERRKFTGAVTALFRDIDLFIMPVFRVPTPTWAEARAASAEDFNIIGKFTFPFNACGIPTITLPCGYTDDGRPVAFQLAGPHGTEERLLTVAHAYQQATDWHTHRPPGI is encoded by the coding sequence ATGTCGTTCAACGAATTTCACTATATGTCCCTGACGTCGGTGGCCAAGCTGATCGAAACCCGCGCGGTGTCGCCGGTCGAGGTCACCGAGGCGATCCTGAGGCGGATCGAGGCGCTCGACGGAGAGCTGAGAAGCTACACGACCGTCACTGCCGATCTTGCCCTGCAGCAGGCGAAAACCGCCGAAGCGGAGATCGGCAAGGGCCTCTATCGCGGGCAGATGCACGGCATCCCGATAGCGGTGAAGGATCTGTGCTTTACCAAGGGCATCCGCACCACCGCAGGCATGACCATCCATGCCGACTTCGTGCCGGACCACGATGCGACGGTCGTCACCAGGCTCGCCGAGGCCGGCGCTGTCCTGCTCGGCAAGCTGCATATGACCGAGGGAGCGACGCTGGAGCACCATCCGGACCTCCCGGAGCCGGTCAATCCATGGAAGAAGGATCTCTGGACCGGCGTCTCCTCCTCCGGGTCCGGCGTCTCTGCGGCGGCAGGCCTTGCCTATGCCACCATCGGCTCGGATACCGGCGGCTCAATCCGCTTCCCCTCTGCCTGCAATGGCTTGACCGGGGTGAAGCCGACCTGGGGACGGGTCAGCCGGTACGGCATCTTCGACCTTGCCGAGACATTCGATCATCTCGGCCCCATGGCACGGTCGGCCGCCGATGCGGCCGCCATGCTTCAGTGTCTTGCCGGATGGGACCCGAAGGACACGACGTCGCTGACATCGCCGGTGCCGGATTATGCGGCGGGACTGCAGGGGGTTTACGGCGCACGCGGCGTGCGGCTTGGGCTCGATTGGGATTTCTGCCTGACCGATGCCGATCCGGTGACGGCCCGCCTGCTGAAAGATGCGGCCGATGTGCTGATCGGCCTCGGTGCCCTGCCGCGCGAAGTGGCCTTTCCCTCGATCGATGGCGTCTCGCAATATAATATGGTTTTGGCCATGGCGGAGATGGCCGTCGTCCATGAGGCGACCTACCCCTCGCAGGCTGAAAACTATGGGCCGTGGAACAAGATCGGCCTCGAGGCAGGGCGCAACGCCACCCCGCTCGAGATCAGCAAGGGCATGATCGAACGCCGAAAGTTCACCGGTGCCGTGACCGCCCTGTTCCGCGATATCGATCTGTTCATCATGCCGGTCTTCCGCGTGCCGACGCCCACCTGGGCGGAGGCAAGGGCCGCTTCCGCCGAGGATTTCAACATCATCGGCAAGTTCACCTTCCCCTTCAATGCCTGCGGCATCCCGACCATCACGCTTCCGTGCGGCTATACGGACGATGGACGCCCCGTCGCGTTCCAGCTCGCCGGGCCGCATGGGACAGAGGAACGCTTGCTGACCGTCGCGCATGCCTATCAACAGGCAACCGACTGGCACACGCACCGCCCTCCGGGAATCTGA
- a CDS encoding amidase, producing the protein MSKSIATDDLFYASLLDVSGMVRRREVSPVELVKAMLERIARLNPMLNAYLLVTADAALDAANTAEAELSRGLWRGPLHGVPIGLKDLFEIKGVPATFATTAYRVLSDKDATIIHRLKTAGAISLGQLHLHEGAFGEHHPALRNCINPWNAAYWPGGSSSGSGSATATGLCFASLGTDTGGSIRFPSAACGVTGLKVTWGRTSRYGVFALANSLDTIGPMARSAADCAAMLEAFAGADPHDPTSLDAAVPAYLQHLDGVLGARGLRIGIDEAYLTAEIDDEVSAAILTVVGAFSEMGATIVPVTVPDRQAACKAALAITDAECAWYHRDVFKAQAEAFGPALRGAIERGLAMDAVALADAYIEKERFRGTIKRFFADVDMLISPIYPKVGLRYDEMEEALRDLYGLIGYTSPYNLSGVPSITFPCGFSSVGMPIGVQLIGPHLSEPMLLKAAHAYQQITDWHRQKPPIA; encoded by the coding sequence ATGTCGAAATCAATCGCAACCGACGATCTCTTCTACGCTTCGCTTCTCGACGTCTCGGGCATGGTTCGAAGGCGTGAGGTGTCGCCGGTCGAACTGGTCAAGGCGATGCTGGAGCGGATCGCGCGGCTCAATCCGATGCTGAACGCCTATCTGCTCGTCACCGCTGATGCCGCGCTCGATGCGGCGAATACGGCGGAAGCCGAGCTCTCCAGAGGCTTGTGGCGCGGCCCTTTGCACGGCGTGCCGATAGGGCTCAAGGATCTGTTCGAGATCAAGGGCGTTCCGGCGACCTTCGCGACAACGGCCTATCGCGTGCTCTCCGACAAGGATGCGACCATCATCCACCGGCTGAAGACCGCAGGGGCGATCTCCCTTGGCCAACTCCATCTGCATGAGGGCGCCTTCGGCGAGCATCATCCGGCGCTACGAAACTGCATCAATCCCTGGAACGCAGCCTACTGGCCCGGCGGCTCGTCATCGGGCTCGGGATCGGCCACGGCGACGGGCCTCTGCTTCGCCTCGCTCGGAACGGATACCGGCGGGTCGATCCGCTTTCCCTCCGCGGCTTGCGGGGTGACGGGGCTGAAGGTCACCTGGGGGCGAACCAGCCGCTATGGTGTCTTCGCGCTCGCCAATTCGCTCGACACGATAGGCCCGATGGCGCGCAGCGCCGCCGATTGCGCCGCGATGCTGGAGGCCTTCGCCGGCGCCGACCCGCACGATCCCACCAGCCTCGATGCCGCCGTGCCCGCCTATCTCCAGCACCTGGACGGCGTGCTCGGCGCGCGGGGTTTGAGAATCGGCATCGACGAAGCCTATCTGACGGCGGAAATCGACGACGAAGTCTCGGCCGCGATCCTCACGGTGGTCGGGGCCTTCTCCGAGATGGGGGCGACGATCGTTCCCGTGACAGTGCCCGACAGGCAGGCTGCCTGCAAGGCGGCGCTCGCTATCACCGATGCCGAATGCGCCTGGTACCATCGCGACGTCTTCAAGGCGCAGGCCGAGGCCTTCGGTCCGGCCCTGCGCGGCGCCATAGAGCGCGGGCTCGCAATGGACGCAGTGGCATTGGCTGATGCCTATATCGAAAAAGAGCGCTTTCGCGGCACGATCAAGCGGTTCTTCGCCGATGTCGACATGCTGATTTCGCCGATCTATCCCAAGGTCGGCCTTCGCTACGACGAGATGGAGGAGGCCTTGCGGGATCTCTACGGTCTCATTGGCTATACCTCGCCCTACAACCTCTCCGGCGTGCCATCGATCACCTTCCCCTGTGGCTTTTCGAGCGTCGGGATGCCGATCGGCGTGCAGCTGATCGGGCCGCATCTCTCCGAGCCCATGCTGCTGAAGGCGGCCCATGCCTATCAGCAGATCACCGACTGGCATCGCCAAAAGCCCCCTATCGCCTGA
- a CDS encoding ABC transporter substrate-binding protein — protein sequence MKGLFWQGANRLVAASIIAAASFAVTAHAESVLRVAMTAADIPDWTGAPDQGYEGYRFAGYTMYDALALWDLSSSDKAADIVPGLAESWAVDPKDPLTWTFNLRKGVKFHDGCTWNADSAIWNLDRVKNSKALQYNARHAGMQGWAVGAVSSYEKVDDYTIKIHSTVPASMLPYSMAMLYMISNCKVTESGNNYGKFAEHPAGTGPYMFDKLVPHERLELVKNPNYWNPTRIPKNDRLVLLPMPEASTRAAALMAGQVDFVEAPSPDTIPALKGAGMQIITVPYPHNWDYLLRMNKGPFSDVRVRRAANMAINRQDVVDMLQGIATPAYNTLIESQPWYGNPVVYEYDTEKATALLKEAGCYPCKIKIGISTSGSGQMQPLPMNELVKEQLDEAGFETELVPMDWNALISVFFQGSGASDFDGINFSMAPIDASQGIVNKWMTTAAPPNCCNWGFYKNPEVDKLGLEAMAEFDPEKRNAILTKMNDTVMADAPELFIVHDLNPRALSPKLTGFVQAQSWFQDLTPIVVNP from the coding sequence ATGAAAGGGTTATTCTGGCAGGGCGCCAACCGACTGGTCGCAGCGTCCATCATCGCTGCCGCGTCCTTTGCGGTCACGGCCCATGCGGAAAGCGTCCTGAGGGTCGCCATGACCGCCGCCGACATCCCGGACTGGACCGGCGCGCCGGACCAAGGCTACGAGGGATATCGTTTCGCCGGCTATACAATGTATGATGCCCTGGCTCTCTGGGACCTATCGAGCTCCGACAAGGCGGCGGATATCGTGCCCGGTCTTGCCGAGAGCTGGGCGGTTGACCCCAAGGATCCGCTGACCTGGACCTTCAATCTGCGCAAGGGCGTCAAATTTCACGACGGCTGCACCTGGAACGCCGATTCCGCCATCTGGAATCTCGACCGCGTGAAGAACAGCAAGGCGCTACAGTACAATGCCCGCCACGCTGGCATGCAGGGCTGGGCAGTCGGTGCAGTCTCCTCCTATGAGAAGGTGGATGACTATACGATCAAGATCCATTCGACCGTGCCGGCTTCCATGCTGCCCTACAGCATGGCCATGCTCTACATGATCTCGAACTGCAAGGTCACCGAGAGCGGAAATAATTACGGGAAATTCGCCGAGCATCCGGCCGGCACCGGCCCCTATATGTTCGACAAGCTGGTTCCGCACGAGCGGCTGGAGCTGGTCAAGAATCCGAACTACTGGAACCCGACGCGTATTCCGAAGAACGACCGGCTCGTCCTTCTCCCGATGCCCGAAGCCTCGACCCGCGCGGCGGCTCTCATGGCCGGTCAGGTCGATTTCGTCGAGGCACCTTCGCCGGACACGATCCCGGCGCTGAAGGGCGCGGGCATGCAGATCATCACCGTGCCCTATCCTCATAACTGGGACTATCTGCTTCGCATGAACAAGGGCCCATTTTCCGATGTCCGGGTCCGCCGCGCCGCCAATATGGCGATCAACCGCCAGGACGTGGTCGACATGCTCCAAGGCATTGCCACGCCGGCCTACAACACGTTGATCGAGTCACAGCCCTGGTACGGCAATCCGGTCGTCTATGAGTACGACACAGAGAAAGCCACGGCCCTTCTGAAGGAAGCAGGCTGCTATCCCTGCAAGATCAAGATCGGGATCTCCACATCAGGTTCCGGCCAGATGCAGCCGCTGCCCATGAACGAATTGGTGAAGGAGCAGCTCGATGAAGCGGGCTTCGAAACAGAACTTGTCCCGATGGACTGGAATGCGTTGATCAGCGTCTTCTTCCAGGGCTCCGGAGCCAGTGATTTTGATGGCATCAACTTCTCGATGGCGCCGATCGATGCGTCGCAGGGCATCGTCAACAAATGGATGACGACCGCCGCACCGCCGAACTGCTGCAACTGGGGCTTCTATAAGAACCCCGAGGTGGACAAGCTTGGCCTTGAAGCCATGGCGGAGTTCGATCCGGAGAAGCGCAACGCCATCCTGACCAAGATGAACGACACGGTCATGGCCGACGCGCCGGAACTCTTCATCGTCCACGACCTGAACCCACGGGCGCTTTCCCCGAAGCTCACCGGTTTCGTCCAGGCCCAGAGCTGGTTCCAGGATCTGACGCCGATCGTCGTCAATCCCTGA
- a CDS encoding ABC transporter ATP-binding protein — protein MLDMIEDKKPVDPRDRGGPAQPMLIVEGLKKYFPIRAGLMNRKVAEVKAVDDVSFYLMKGETLGIVGESGCGKSTLARLLMFLIMKDEGHMIFDGDPVGEVAGVGLDALRRMVQMVFQDSYSSLNPRLPIEQSIAYGPKVQGVSAKVAMETARQLLERVGMRPERFGQRYPHELSGGQKQRVNIARALALDPRLLILDEAVSALDKSVEAQVLNLLAELKAQLNLTYIFISHDLHVVQYISDRVLVMYLGQVVEIGPVDKLYSNPQHPYTQALLACRLSMDPDERVESAPLAGDPPNPVNPPSGCRFHTRCPYAEDICMSKAPALRDVLHVKPDDHLAACHMVIAGSGHSAALENA, from the coding sequence ATGCTGGATATGATTGAAGACAAGAAGCCCGTCGACCCCCGGGACCGCGGCGGGCCGGCGCAGCCGATGCTGATCGTCGAGGGGCTAAAGAAGTATTTCCCGATCCGGGCCGGCCTGATGAACCGCAAGGTCGCCGAGGTGAAGGCCGTCGACGACGTCTCCTTCTATCTGATGAAGGGCGAGACCCTTGGGATCGTCGGTGAATCGGGCTGCGGAAAATCGACGCTTGCGCGACTGCTGATGTTCCTGATCATGAAGGACGAAGGACATATGATCTTCGATGGTGATCCCGTCGGCGAAGTTGCCGGGGTCGGGCTCGATGCGCTTCGGCGCATGGTGCAAATGGTGTTCCAGGACAGCTATTCCTCCCTCAATCCGCGCCTGCCCATCGAGCAGTCCATCGCCTATGGACCGAAGGTTCAAGGTGTATCGGCGAAGGTGGCAATGGAGACGGCGCGGCAGCTGCTGGAGCGGGTCGGCATGCGGCCGGAACGCTTCGGGCAGCGCTATCCGCATGAGCTATCTGGCGGGCAGAAGCAGCGTGTCAATATTGCCCGTGCGCTGGCGCTCGACCCGCGATTGCTGATCCTCGATGAAGCAGTATCGGCGCTCGACAAGTCTGTCGAGGCGCAGGTACTCAACCTACTGGCCGAGCTGAAGGCACAGCTGAACCTCACCTATATATTCATCTCGCACGATCTGCATGTGGTTCAATATATCTCGGACCGGGTTCTGGTCATGTATCTCGGCCAGGTCGTCGAGATCGGCCCGGTCGACAAGCTCTATTCCAATCCCCAGCATCCCTACACCCAAGCGCTGCTTGCCTGCCGACTCAGCATGGATCCGGACGAGCGCGTTGAGTCGGCGCCGTTGGCCGGGGATCCGCCCAACCCGGTGAACCCACCTTCCGGCTGCCGCTTCCACACGCGCTGCCCCTATGCAGAGGACATCTGCATGTCCAAGGCTCCGGCCCTGCGGGATGTTCTTCATGTCAAGCCCGACGACCATCTGGCGGCCTGCCACATGGTCATTGCCGGATCCGGCCACTCGGCTGCGCTGGAAAACGCCTGA
- a CDS encoding MarR family winged helix-turn-helix transcriptional regulator: MIASVNKQLEAELEERLRPGGVPVDQFRILEVLHAKEPCAMGEIAAQSFIEPATLTKIIDKMVNEGLVFRAPDPNDRRRVLIVTAPGGKTLFKRLKGISSAQEQRLISLLESDRATALRDLLRELIHQA; this comes from the coding sequence ATGATTGCCAGCGTGAACAAGCAGCTCGAGGCGGAACTGGAGGAGCGCCTCCGCCCGGGTGGCGTGCCGGTCGACCAGTTCCGCATCCTGGAGGTTCTTCACGCGAAGGAACCCTGCGCGATGGGAGAAATCGCCGCGCAGTCGTTCATCGAGCCGGCGACGCTGACCAAGATCATCGACAAGATGGTCAACGAAGGTCTGGTCTTCCGGGCGCCGGATCCCAATGACCGCCGCCGCGTGCTGATCGTCACCGCCCCCGGCGGCAAGACGCTGTTCAAGCGACTGAAGGGCATCTCCTCAGCGCAGGAGCAGCGCCTGATCAGCCTCCTCGAATCGGACCGTGCCACCGCTTTACGCGATCTTCTAAGGGAGCTGATCCACCAGGCCTGA